A genomic stretch from Legionella adelaidensis includes:
- a CDS encoding 6,7-dimethyl-8-ribityllumazine synthase, whose translation MPKILLVSSEVHKQLASEQLNLCLPLVKNAGYDYQVELLQAGAYEIPFVINTYHQNKSFDGYIALGLILKANLEHYKNIMSHIRYCFTQFALNDIIVGNGIVSGSTTEELREKIHNSNPCLSAYPSAFNAVDCLIKLRNKITL comes from the coding sequence ATGCCTAAAATATTACTAGTTTCTTCTGAAGTACATAAACAATTGGCTTCCGAACAACTTAATTTGTGTTTACCGTTAGTTAAAAATGCAGGGTATGATTATCAAGTTGAGTTATTACAAGCAGGCGCTTACGAAATTCCATTTGTAATTAATACTTACCATCAAAACAAGTCTTTTGATGGTTATATTGCATTAGGTTTAATTCTAAAAGCGAATCTGGAACATTATAAAAACATTATGTCTCATATTCGTTACTGTTTTACCCAGTTTGCTCTAAATGACATAATAGTGGGCAATGGAATTGTTAGTGGCTCCACTACTGAAGAGCTAAGAGAAAAGATTCATAATTCAAATCCATGTCTTTCAGCTTATCCATCCGCCTTTAATGCTGTTGATTGTCTTATCAAATTAAGAAATAAAATTACCCTTTAA
- a CDS encoding polyprenyl synthetase family protein, with the protein MTIHQLRTLVSKDFEAVNALIIEKTQSQVTLIDDLTNHIVQSGGKRLRPLLVLLASRACNYLGMDHIILATMVEFFHTATLLHDDVIDESTLRRGRETANEIWGSKASILVGDHLFTQYMQLMIAVGNMKIMRLLTDISYQIGCGELKQLANRNNPAVTEEEYFEVIRSKTSLLFAASSTLGALISGSDETTERALYDFGLHVGNAFQLIDDALDYCSDPKTLGKNIGDDLADGKPTLPLIHVLRTGTPEQKACVNQSIRQGALANLPAILEAITETKAIEFTREVAAREVDKALTALQHLPDSEYKEALKAFAYYAIERDH; encoded by the coding sequence ATGACGATTCACCAATTGCGCACGCTGGTGAGTAAAGATTTTGAAGCCGTTAATGCCTTAATTATTGAAAAAACGCAATCACAGGTAACCTTAATCGACGATCTTACCAATCATATCGTCCAAAGCGGTGGCAAGCGTTTAAGACCACTACTTGTCTTATTGGCAAGCAGAGCCTGCAATTATTTAGGAATGGATCACATTATTTTAGCCACTATGGTGGAATTTTTCCACACGGCAACTTTACTTCACGACGACGTCATTGATGAGTCTACCTTGCGAAGGGGTCGAGAAACCGCCAATGAAATTTGGGGCAGTAAAGCCAGCATTTTAGTAGGCGATCATTTATTTACCCAATACATGCAATTGATGATTGCGGTAGGTAATATGAAAATAATGCGCCTTTTAACTGACATTTCCTACCAAATCGGTTGCGGTGAATTAAAACAATTAGCGAATCGGAATAACCCTGCAGTAACTGAAGAAGAATATTTTGAAGTCATCCGCTCTAAAACTTCTTTATTATTCGCAGCTTCGTCTACCTTGGGAGCCCTGATTAGCGGTAGTGATGAGACTACAGAAAGAGCCTTGTACGATTTCGGTTTACACGTAGGAAATGCATTTCAACTAATAGATGACGCACTAGACTACTGCTCAGACCCCAAAACCTTAGGTAAAAATATTGGGGATGATCTAGCCGATGGGAAACCAACTTTACCCTTAATCCATGTCTTACGAACCGGAACCCCGGAACAAAAAGCGTGTGTAAATCAAAGTATACGGCAAGGAGCACTTGCCAATCTCCCAGCTATTCTGGAAGCTATTACTGAAACTAAAGCAATAGAATTCACAAGGGAAGTAGCGGCCAGAGAAGTAGACAAAGCCCTCACAGCTTTACAACATCTCCCTGACTCAGAATACAAAGAAGCCTTAAAGGCTTTCGCATACTACGCCATAGAACGCGATCATTAA